Proteins from a genomic interval of Amycolatopsis sp. cg13:
- a CDS encoding MFS transporter, with protein sequence MTGAEPDPRRWRALAVTLAAGFMTLLDVSIVNTALPSIQRDLHTGAGTIQWVVSGYALTFGLVLVTGGRLGDALGRRRMFLIALAAFVATSALAGAASDPATLVAARLAQGCAAGMLTPQNSGLIQDLFRGAERGRAFGMFGAVVGISTAVGPVLGGVILALFGDPDGWRWVFYVNVPIGVVAFGLAMKLLPHADRRKLRWRTEIDYVGIVLLAVAVLGVLLPLVQSERGGLGRFWWLFGVAIVFGVAFVWWERRVTRKNRPPLLDIRLFTGTPGYASGAAVGALYFCGFAGIWLVFALFFQQGLGYTPLQSGLAVTPFALSSAVTAAVAGRLVTRFGRRLTVTGLSIVALSLLSVALVVQWVPPSAAGFAVAGPLLIGGIGGGMVISPNTTLTLECVPNRLAGVAGGALQTGQRIGTAIGTAVLASVFESVVPAAGHQTALTAAMCCAAGLTLVALAFATLELRARRRRAILTEDRQAAQSAANIHRT encoded by the coding sequence ATGACCGGGGCGGAGCCGGATCCCCGCCGCTGGCGGGCGCTCGCGGTCACCCTCGCCGCCGGGTTCATGACGTTGCTGGACGTCAGCATCGTCAACACGGCTCTGCCCTCGATCCAGCGCGACCTGCACACCGGCGCGGGCACCATCCAGTGGGTGGTCTCGGGCTATGCCCTCACCTTCGGCCTGGTCCTGGTCACCGGCGGCCGGCTCGGCGACGCGCTGGGCCGCCGCCGGATGTTCCTGATCGCGCTGGCCGCGTTCGTCGCGACAAGCGCGCTCGCCGGAGCGGCCTCCGACCCGGCGACGCTCGTCGCCGCCCGGCTCGCCCAGGGCTGTGCCGCGGGCATGCTGACGCCGCAGAACAGCGGCCTGATCCAGGATCTGTTCCGCGGCGCCGAACGCGGCCGGGCGTTCGGCATGTTCGGCGCGGTCGTCGGCATCTCCACCGCGGTCGGGCCGGTGCTCGGCGGCGTGATCCTCGCGCTGTTCGGCGACCCGGACGGCTGGCGGTGGGTGTTCTACGTGAACGTGCCGATCGGCGTCGTCGCGTTCGGGCTCGCGATGAAACTGCTGCCGCACGCGGACCGGCGGAAACTCCGGTGGCGCACGGAAATCGACTATGTCGGGATCGTGCTGCTGGCCGTCGCGGTGCTCGGCGTGCTGCTTCCGCTCGTGCAATCCGAACGGGGCGGGCTCGGCCGGTTCTGGTGGCTGTTCGGGGTGGCGATCGTCTTCGGCGTGGCGTTCGTGTGGTGGGAACGGCGCGTTACGCGAAAGAACCGGCCGCCGCTGCTGGACATCCGGCTCTTCACCGGCACCCCGGGCTACGCCAGCGGCGCTGCGGTCGGAGCGCTGTACTTCTGCGGGTTCGCCGGGATCTGGCTGGTGTTCGCGCTCTTCTTCCAACAAGGGCTCGGATACACGCCGCTGCAGTCAGGCCTGGCAGTCACTCCGTTCGCTTTGAGCTCTGCCGTGACAGCAGCCGTCGCCGGACGGCTCGTGACCCGGTTCGGCCGGAGGCTGACCGTCACCGGCTTGAGCATCGTCGCGCTTTCGCTGCTGTCCGTGGCCTTGGTCGTGCAGTGGGTACCGCCATCTGCTGCGGGCTTCGCGGTCGCCGGTCCGCTGCTGATCGGCGGGATCGGCGGCGGAATGGTGATCTCGCCGAACACGACGCTCACCCTCGAATGCGTCCCGAACCGCCTGGCCGGCGTCGCCGGGGGAGCGCTGCAGACCGGCCAGCGGATCGGCACCGCGATCGGCACAGCCGTGCTGGCGTCGGTGTTCGAATCGGTGGTCCCGGCGGCCGGGCACCAGACCGCGCTCACCGCGGCGATGTGCTGCGCCGCCGGGCTCACGCTGGTCGCGCTGGCTTTCGCGACCCTGGAACTTCGCGCCCGCAGGAGGCGTGCCATCCTGACGGAGGACCGCCAAGCCGCGCAGTCCGCAGCGAATATTCACCGTACGTAA